AACGAGTTATTCGGCGATTGAGAGAATATAAAATGCTCATACCCCATGCTTGTCTCTCGCACAGTTATACGTCTGTAAtcgattatattataataatcgcTGCAGCACTCTTAAATATACAGCCGCCAATAACAAAAACGTGAATAGAATTCAAATGCGTAAAAAAGTCTTTCATGTAgttaacaatatttattgtttaacCGAAACATATTGTGAACAAATCGATGTAGAcggaatattataataaaagtaaaatataataacctttttaattatataagtttttgacatttttgagATAATataatcttttcaaaatttttttgccttATCGATTATCTCATTAATATATGCTTCATCGAAAGTTTTCCAAACAAGAATAATGTTGttcgtattttcaaaacttgggTCTGCCACACAAAAAATGCTTTTACGTTTACCGGTCGCAAACATTTGTAAATGCATTTGGGCTCTGCATTTGTCATTCATTTTGCTATGGGGTAAAATCTTGTCAAACGTCTTTACTGATGATGGGCATTTCACTTCCACAATGAAGTCGTCACATATGGCATCAGGTGAAGCGCCTCACATTGGGAATGATGGCACCAACTGCAGACcgcaatttggaaaaaacAATCCTGTTTTTCCGGAAGCTTATTGTAACACCGCGGATTCTAATAGTCTACCTCGCTGCATTTATTCTGTATCAAATACTTTCATTGCGCCAATCACTTGCTGGATAAATGAACCATCTTCTGTTCTGCAACGAGTCGCTTCGTATATCTTTGATGCTGTAATTCTCCTGTACCGAAGTTCACGCCAAAGAACTGTATCACTCTGAGCAcgagtaaatttttcggcgACGTCACGCAAATCATGTGATATCTCTGTTCTTGCAAATGCAATAAAATCATCGACCAACTTTCCATCATTCTCGATAAATTTCATAAGAAGTTGATGAATCGACAGTGACAcaactttgcaattttttagttCGAAGTTATGCCTTGTAAGCCGACTGTTCACTTTCTCTTCCGCCCATTTAACAAGGGCTTGGAAAAACGTCGTATTGTCTAGCATAGGTCTAGAAACAGATGAAGTTTCTGTCATTTCGGAACTcgcgattaattttttcgccGTGCCTACGGATGCTAAAGCGGATCGACGCCGTTAGCATTCAATTTGTGACTGATGGGTGTTCTGAACGACGATAAATCCACATCAAAAATGCAATAGCATGTTTGCAACCACCTGTAAAAATATacgatacaatttttatatattattaacaaatatatatatatatatacatatatatcaatctcttgaaactatacatataatgcgcatgcgcgagttttatcggctgctcgggcagcctggccactccgagtttcagctgtcaaactctgtttctggcggcgttgtagttcatacgaatttttgaggttagaatctcaaacggtcgaggtagtgactcggaaagttgatgctaatgctctttgaaaattggctttattcgactaaaatgagaaatctgtttaaatgttgggtgcttggaagaaacgcagcaggtaggtgcgaacactttatttaatcatttttattatttcgtacattagaaataacaatggaatttttatctatcaacaggtgatacggccaaaataattacatctctgatattcactgttatctgcccattcaatttgtcagacgtgcaaagatcatcgccactttcaagcaactaagcaactttctcactcttttgtgatttcaggcggtaatactgaattttatcaatttcgaaaatgagacattaaaccgagcgttcaagaaatttaaatatctcactatctgtaacggaactgtcaatcttttttttcttgaaaatagttcaacaaaattgacGGATAGTcaatagtcaatgtattttttccgattaacaaattattgctactactatttaaaatttccgaatgattatcagaatttatttcgcaaattttcaatgatgttcgattaaataaatgaagggaacctaatactgaaattgaaaattcaagtaatataagatttattaaaatgatttctgtatttcatgttagtgcggttcgaaacaaagaaaatctaatcgaaagcgtagaactcaggaacgtaaatcacatcctgtgacacaagttgaaaatcaagtttctcaaaatgcgcctcaatgttacaattagcttcaaggacaatcatgttttagagtaatatcagaacattattacgaggatcttgacttatcggattcatgattgtgtcccttgttccatcaaaataactgaatatctaatttttaacgaagtttatgaagatttttttccaaataatttaatccgatacaatatcttgcTCATAGTCCTCCAAACATCACCttctaacaaggatatttggaaagagtccctttgttgcagaaaccattataaaattcttggttttcaattcgtgctattgaataactctgtgtttcaggttccattttcaatcttaaaatgggatttttttgctccagataatgctaacatgaaatgcagaaataattgcggtacatggagattcacaagctttcagtcttatAGCGTTTTCGAGTGAACGCTCTCAGAGCACTCCAGGAGCGAGTTTTGTGTTCGAGTGAAAACCGAGCAGGTTGAGTGTAGCGACCGCATGTTCGAGTGACGGTTGAAAACTAAATTTTGATTGGTCTATGAACAAAAATCTGCTCGGAAAGCAGGGGTCAGAGCGGTTCGAGCAAAACAAGTATGGCAGAGCCAGTTCATGAAGTGCGAATAATCGAGGAGTTATTTTCGTCAGAGAATTCCGATGATGaagaagatattttattattgcgGAATATCGCCAATAGAAGACGAAAAATTCCGCGCATCCAAAATTACATCGCTGACGTTGTTAACCACTATAACGATAAACAAGTACGTACGTAACCTCAcaatatctttatttattgaacTATTGAATTCCAAGAAAGTTGGATGCTTGAACTacaattgttttcttttttacagtTCAAAAGTCATTTCAGAGTGTCGCGAGAAACTTGCAATTATTTAATAGCTTTATTCGAACAGAGCGAACATTATCCCAAAGGACCACCTTTCGGTGGTGTGAGAATAAAAACTGCTGAAGAGTACATTCTATGTTATTTATGGTGAGTGATAATTAATGatactttgttttttgttttgcgatgacttattaatttttttgacttAATAGGTTTGCAGGTAACAAATCTGTTTACCGCATTGTAGCTCAACTCTTTGGTTTGAGTTTGTCAACAGCGCACGCAATGATAGAAAGTGTAACGACTTATTTAACAGATGAATTGGGTCCACTGGTTATCAGATTTCCTCGTACCTTGCAGGAGAAACAAGACATTTGTGAGGAATTTGAGGAGGTAAGGTAGCGAATATTTGACTAACATGTTAAAACACATCTCCTCTGCATTGGTCTGAAATattctggaaaattttttccagattCTAGGGAATATTTTCACCCAGGTATAATTAGGGGCAGCAACGAGAACGAGTTTcacaatacatataaatttcaGATTGCAGGATATCCAGGAGTATGCGGATGCATTGATGGTACGTTTATAAACATCCGTACACCCGCACATAAAATTAAGTCGACCTACGTTAATCGTCACGATACAACGGCATTGACTTTGCAAGGAATATGCGATGCGAAGAAGAAGTTCCTTGATGTGTTTCCTGGAATACCAGGAAAAATTCATGACGCGAGAGTATTTACTTTGTCATTTATTCGCCCTACCGTGCTATCAATGGGCCCAGATTTTCATATACTCGGAGATTCTGCTTATCCGATATGTGAAAATCTGATGACACCGATCCGGGATTACGGAAATTTAACAGATGAACAAAGAGAATATAACAGGCGATTCTGTTCAACAAGAGTTTTAATCGAAAATGCTTTCGGGCTTTTAAAGCAAAGATTCAGGCAACTAATAAGAACAGATATGTGGGGTGTTTTAAAGACATCGAAATTTATACTATCATGCTGCGTGATGCATAATTTATGTATCGAAAGAAACGACTTCTTGGATGGAATTGAACATTACATGGCAGAACCTGAGCCTGAAGCAGAGTTTATTATAAACGATGAAGCTCGGCGTTTAGGTGTATTGAAACGCAATTTGCTGTCCAGGCAATTCATGTAAATATAGAAGCACTGCGATTTGTAACGTACATCATTTGTCAATTTAtaagatttgtaaaaaataattactgtaATGTCTGATATGCTGCATAAAATATTCACCTACCGAAAATGTTGAGgtctagatcattaaagatgaaaaattattaaaattgatggttgaaaaattatgatgtGAAGTTaattaacagaaataaaaatacattttataaaacCTTGTCGTTGCTTATAttttttgactaaaaaattaaCCTTATCAAACATTATAACGAATGATAAGAAAACATCACGAACAAATATCACAGGATACATTATCACAACATTGACGTGACATGATACCGATAAATAATCTCACTGGTTTGATTATTCTAACCTGAAGTAAGTTTGTCGTGCAACAAAGCTCGGTTCGAATATTTGTCGGGGCCACATCTCTTAatgttcaaaatcaaaataccGCAAACAAATATCACTGCAATTCCTGCAATTTAATTTGAGCTTGGCCcttttttggatattttttaaagtgaGAATTGATAATGTATCCAGTGATATTTGTTTGTGATACTTTGGATGAGACTTATTTTAACAGGTTGGGAGTAAATATCACATTTTTTAAGTTTGAactaataatataacaaataaatttgaaggatataacaaaaaaatataatattaatgtgaTGATCAtacgtaatattataatagCTAATTTGACTGGTTGCACTGGTGCACACAGAGtatattatcatatttttcaaaagtctaTGGCAGAAAAGGATGAAACTGCACTTGGTGCACGCCAGTGCAACCAgttaattttctataaatatcAGTTTTATTCACTTTGCTTCTTCAGACAATATTCCGtgaagattttcattttctcttgaTGCCGACgttctttgttttcttcttttttttcttgcaattcaACATACATAGCGAGCAGAggatcttgtttttttttttagttccaCCTCTTGCAGCatcttcttttcgtttttgtttcaatacGCGGGTATTACCCACAGACACAAGAACTTCAGGCTGAACACTGTCGTCTATACTTCTGATGTTGTCCATTTCCTGCTGGTACGGCACAACCTTCGCGTCGTTGCCTGACTGCTTGT
The Neodiprion fabricii isolate iyNeoFabr1 chromosome 5, iyNeoFabr1.1, whole genome shotgun sequence genome window above contains:
- the LOC124182669 gene encoding putative nuclease HARBI1, translated to MAEPVHEVRIIEELFSSENSDDEEDILLLRNIANRRRKIPRIQNYIADVVNHYNDKQFKSHFRVSRETCNYLIALFEQSEHYPKGPPFGGVRIKTAEEYILCYLWFAGNKSVYRIVAQLFGLSLSTAHAMIESVTTYLTDELGPLVIRFPRTLQEKQDICEEFEEIAGYPGVCGCIDGTFINIRTPAHKIKSTYVNRHDTTALTLQGICDAKKKFLDVFPGIPGKIHDARVFTLSFIRPTVLSMGPDFHILGDSAYPICENLMTPIRDYGNLTDEQREYNRRFCSTRVLIENAFGLLKQRFRQLIRTDMWGVLKTSKFILSCCVMHNLCIERNDFLDGIEHYMAEPEPEAEFIINDEARRLGVLKRNLLSRQFM